One segment of Primulina tabacum isolate GXHZ01 chromosome 14, ASM2559414v2, whole genome shotgun sequence DNA contains the following:
- the LOC142524192 gene encoding uncharacterized protein LOC142524192, translated as MDEVEDSFQSKRIVFVTVGTTSFDSLVRAVDTGEVREALFEKGYTHLLIQMGRGSYIPMNSAGEDGFVSVDYFTFSPSIADHLRSASLVISHAGSGSIFETLRLRKPLIVVVNEDLMDNHQSELAEELAERKHLFCARPQTLFNTISEMDTENLVSYEPGDASPVARFINQFLGFSSE; from the exons ATGGACGAAGTTGAAGATAGTTTTCAGTCGAAAAGGATAGTCTTTGTGACTGTTGGGACTACCTCTTTTGACTCCTTGGTTAGAGCTGTAGATACTGGGGAAGTTAGGGAAGCATTGTTCGAGAAGGGATACACCCATCTTCTCATTCAAATGGGGCGCGGTTCCTACATCCCCATGAAT TCAGCTGGAGAAGATGGGTTTGTCTCAGTAGATTATTTTACGTTTTCACCAAGCATTGCTGACCATTTGAGATCAGCCTCTCTTGTTATCAGTCATGCAG GTTCAGGGAGCATATTCGAGACCCTGCGACTGAGAAAACCTCTGATCGTGGTGGTTAACGAGGATCTAATGGACAACCATCAAAGTGAGCTAGCAGAAGAACTTGCAGAAAGGAAGCATTTGTTCTGTGCCCGTCCCCAGACACTTTTTAACACCATTTCAGAAATGGATACCGAAAACCTTGTATCATATGAGCCTGGTGACGCCTCGCCTGTCGCTAGGTTTATTAACCAGTTTCTGGGTTTCTCTAGTGAATGA